One region of Salvelinus namaycush isolate Seneca chromosome 3, SaNama_1.0, whole genome shotgun sequence genomic DNA includes:
- the LOC120044541 gene encoding stannin-like, whose product MYITDHSPTTGVVTIVVILIAVAALGVLICGCWCYLLLQRIGQSEDEESIVGEGETKEPFLMVQYSTRGPHVEHKTKLAHNGTENHT is encoded by the coding sequence ATGTACATCACAGACCACAGCCCAACTACTGGGGTGGTGACAATCGTAGTGATCCTCATTGCTGTTGCTGCCCTCGGTGTTCTCATCTGTGGATGTTGGTGCTACCTTCTCCTGCAGCGGATTGGCCAGTCTGAAGATGAGGAGAGTATTGTAGGAGAGGGCGAGACCAAGGAGCCCTTCCTGATGGTACAGTACTCCACCAGGGGCCCTCACGTCGAGCACAAAACCAAGCTCGCCCACAACGGCACTGAGAATCACACTTAA
- the LOC120044542 gene encoding recQ-mediated genome instability protein 2-like — protein MDSGQISGEKKKSPPIKVLSSQLREGKDRRLNGKLEFNIKRLGQWKNTALVVSVVWMQGTILEVRSDHNTVLLLDETGTFVVNGVNNIPKGNPCLLQGNYVMVMGMIQALSPEPVLRAVKMADLSERAAIHRRMWKLEVEDLQQTLT, from the exons ATGGACTCTGGACAAATTTCAGGCGAAAAGAAGAAAAGTCCTCCTATCAAAGTTCTTTCCAGCCAACTCCGAGAGGGAAAAGATAGACGATTGAATGGCAAGCTCGAATTTAATATAAAAAGACTGGGACAATGGAAAAACACTGCACTTGTAGTCTCTGTGGTTTGGATGCAAGGGACAATACTGGAAGTTCGGTCGGATCACAACACGGTGCTTCTTTTGGACGAGACAGGGACATTCGTTGTCAATGGCGTCAACAACATTCCTAAGGGCAACCCATGCCTACTTCAGG GTAACTATGTCATGGTGATGGGGATGATCCAGGCCCTCTCTCCAGAACCTGTCCTGCGCGCGGTAAAGATGGCAGACCTCTCTGAACGTGCTGCGATTCACAGAAGAATGTGGAAGTTGGAGGTGGAAGACCTTCAGCAAACGCTCACGTAG